One genomic window of Oncorhynchus kisutch isolate 150728-3 linkage group LG24, Okis_V2, whole genome shotgun sequence includes the following:
- the LOC109869227 gene encoding SRSF protein kinase 1 isoform X2, translated as MERKVLALQARKKRAKAKKSSKKQPAHPRGAAPQQQPQPEASPQEPDEPEEILGSDDEEQEDPNDYCKGGYHHVKIGDLFNGRYHVIRKLGWGHFSTVWLAWDIQVKRFVAMKVVKSAEHYTETAVDEIKLLRSVRNTDPDDPKREMVVQLLDDFKISGVNGTHVCMVFEVLGHHLLKWIIKSNYQGLPLPCVKTIIRQVLQGLDYLHTKCEIIHTDIKPENILLTVNEPYVRRLAAEATEWQKAGAPPPSGSAVSTAPAPKATTKMSKNKKKKLKKKQKRQAELLEKCILDLEEMEREEEEEEDDEEDPESPVSPKQQRPYCAPLRQVSLQEVASQDTAGCIAGAEGTWLGTEGIITDADVNCNGLHPEAEDNETEERKAQWREQDQHNESEEGSGAPTRKEAEIKTKASETETKSFGGREELSSEEQKNQERSQVEATEEALENVQYGGEQESLKDAKLAAGNLLVNPLEPLNADRLKVKIADLGNACWLHKHFTEDIQTRQYRSLEVLIGSGYNTPADIWSTACMAFELATGDYLFEPHSGEDYSRDEDHIALIIELLGQVPHKLVTAGRYSKDFFTKKGDLKHITKLKPWGLLEVLQDKYEWSKEEADCFADFLLPMLELVPEKRATAADCLRHPWIAPQ; from the exons ATGGAGAGAAAAG TTCTAGCACTTCAAGCAAGGAAGAAGAGGGCGAAAGCAAAGAAGTCGAGCAAGAA ACAGCCAGCCCACCCCAGGGGTGCAGCACCCCAGCAGCAGCCCCAGCCAGAGGCCTCTCCCCAGGAACCAGATGAGCCTGAGGAGATCTTAGGCTCTGATGATGAGGAGCAGGAGGATCCCAATGACTACTGCAAGG GTGGCTACCACCATGTAAAGATAGGAGACCTGTTCAATGGGAGGTACCATGTGATCAGGAAGCTGGGCTGGGGACACTTCTCCACTGTGTGGCTGGCTTGGGACATTCA GGTGAAGAGGTTTGTGGCTATGAAGGTGGTGAAGAGTGCAGAGCATTACACAGAGACGGCTGTAGATGAGATCAAACTGCTCAGATCT GTGAGAAACACGGACCCTGACGATCCCAAGAGGGAGATGGTGGTTCAGCTACTGGATGACTTCAAGATCTCCGGCGTCAACGGGACTCATGTGTGCATGGTGTTTGAGGTGCTGGGGCACCACCTACTGAAGTGGATCATCAAGTCCAACTACCAGGGCCTTCCACTGCCCTGCGTCAAGACCATCATACGACAG GTTCTCCAGGGGTTGGACTACCTTCACACCAAGTGTGAGATCATCCACACTGACATCAAGCCAGAGAACATCCTGTTGACGGTGAATGAGCCATATGTGAGGAGGCTGGCCGCGGAGGCTACAGAGTGGCAGAAAGCAGGGGCTCCCCCTCCCTCAGGGTCCGCAG TCAGCACAGCTCCAGCTCCAAAAGCA acGACCAAAATGTCcaagaacaagaagaagaaaTTAAAGAAGAAGCAGAAGCGTCAGGCGGAGCTGTTGGAGAAGTGCATTCTGGAtctggaggagatggagagggaggaggaggaggaggaggatgatgaagaggatCCGGAGTCTCCCGTATCTCCCAAGCAGCAGCGGCCATATTGTGCTCCTCTCAGACAAGTCTCCTTacaggaagtagctagccaagACACAGCAG GATGCATTGCGGGTGCGGAGGGGACGTGGTTAGGAACAGAAGGGATAATAACAGACGCAGACGTGAACTGTAACGGCCTTCATCCTGAGGCAGAGGACAATGAAACGGAGGAGAGGAAGGCACAGTGGAGAGAGCAAGACCAACACAACG AGAGTGAGGAGGGGAGTGGAGCACCGACCAGGAAGGAGGCTGAAATAAAGACTAAAGCATCCGAGACTGAGACGAAAAGCTTTGGTGGCCGGGAGGAGCTATCGTCAGAGGAGCAGAAGAATCAGGAAAGGAGTCAAGTGGAGGCCACAGAGGAGGCGCTGGAGAACGTCCAGtatggaggagaacaggagagtcTGAAGGATG CCAAATTAGCAGCGGGGAACCTCCTGGTGAACCCTCTGGAGCCACTCAACGCAGACAGACTGAAAGTTAAGATAGCAGACCTGGGCAACGCCTGCTGGCTG CACAAGCACTTTACGGAAGACATCCAGACGAGACAGTACCGTTCTCTAGAGGTGCTCATAGGGTCTGGCTACAACACACCAGCTGACATATGGAGTACAGCCTGCATG GCGTTTGAGCTGGCCACTGGGGACTACTTGTTTGAGCCTCATTCCGGGGAAGATTACTCCAGGGACGAAG ACCATATCGCATTGATCATCGAGCTGCTGGGGCAAGTCCCACACAAACTCGTAACAGCTGGGAGATATTCCAAGGATTTTTTCACCAAGAAAG GGGACCTGAAGCACATCACCAAGCTGAAGCCGTGGGGGTTACTAGAGGTGCTGCAGGATAAGTACGAGTGGTCCAAAGAGGAGGCTGATTGTTTCGCTGACTTCCTCCTCCCCATGCTGGAGCTGGTACCAGAGAAGAGGGCCACGGCTGCAGACTGCCTGCGCCACCCCTGGATCGCCCCCCAGTGA
- the LOC109869227 gene encoding SRSF protein kinase 1 isoform X1, with the protein MERKVLALQARKKRAKAKKSSKKQPAHPRGAAPQQQPQPEASPQEPDEPEEILGSDDEEQEDPNDYCKGGYHHVKIGDLFNGRYHVIRKLGWGHFSTVWLAWDIQVKRFVAMKVVKSAEHYTETAVDEIKLLRSVRNTDPDDPKREMVVQLLDDFKISGVNGTHVCMVFEVLGHHLLKWIIKSNYQGLPLPCVKTIIRQVLQGLDYLHTKCEIIHTDIKPENILLTVNEPYVRRLAAEATEWQKAGAPPPSGSAVSTAPAPKATTKMSKNKKKKLKKKQKRQAELLEKCILDLEEMEREEEEEEDDEEDPESPVSPKQQRPYCAPLRQVSLQEVASQDTAGCIAGAEGTWLGTEGIITDADVNCNGLHPEAEDNETEERKAQWREQDQHNGNVDQTGDCPLLQESPPPQPVYNGLVSPDTPESEEGSGAPTRKEAEIKTKASETETKSFGGREELSSEEQKNQERSQVEATEEALENVQYGGEQESLKDAKLAAGNLLVNPLEPLNADRLKVKIADLGNACWLHKHFTEDIQTRQYRSLEVLIGSGYNTPADIWSTACMAFELATGDYLFEPHSGEDYSRDEDHIALIIELLGQVPHKLVTAGRYSKDFFTKKGDLKHITKLKPWGLLEVLQDKYEWSKEEADCFADFLLPMLELVPEKRATAADCLRHPWIAPQ; encoded by the exons ATGGAGAGAAAAG TTCTAGCACTTCAAGCAAGGAAGAAGAGGGCGAAAGCAAAGAAGTCGAGCAAGAA ACAGCCAGCCCACCCCAGGGGTGCAGCACCCCAGCAGCAGCCCCAGCCAGAGGCCTCTCCCCAGGAACCAGATGAGCCTGAGGAGATCTTAGGCTCTGATGATGAGGAGCAGGAGGATCCCAATGACTACTGCAAGG GTGGCTACCACCATGTAAAGATAGGAGACCTGTTCAATGGGAGGTACCATGTGATCAGGAAGCTGGGCTGGGGACACTTCTCCACTGTGTGGCTGGCTTGGGACATTCA GGTGAAGAGGTTTGTGGCTATGAAGGTGGTGAAGAGTGCAGAGCATTACACAGAGACGGCTGTAGATGAGATCAAACTGCTCAGATCT GTGAGAAACACGGACCCTGACGATCCCAAGAGGGAGATGGTGGTTCAGCTACTGGATGACTTCAAGATCTCCGGCGTCAACGGGACTCATGTGTGCATGGTGTTTGAGGTGCTGGGGCACCACCTACTGAAGTGGATCATCAAGTCCAACTACCAGGGCCTTCCACTGCCCTGCGTCAAGACCATCATACGACAG GTTCTCCAGGGGTTGGACTACCTTCACACCAAGTGTGAGATCATCCACACTGACATCAAGCCAGAGAACATCCTGTTGACGGTGAATGAGCCATATGTGAGGAGGCTGGCCGCGGAGGCTACAGAGTGGCAGAAAGCAGGGGCTCCCCCTCCCTCAGGGTCCGCAG TCAGCACAGCTCCAGCTCCAAAAGCA acGACCAAAATGTCcaagaacaagaagaagaaaTTAAAGAAGAAGCAGAAGCGTCAGGCGGAGCTGTTGGAGAAGTGCATTCTGGAtctggaggagatggagagggaggaggaggaggaggaggatgatgaagaggatCCGGAGTCTCCCGTATCTCCCAAGCAGCAGCGGCCATATTGTGCTCCTCTCAGACAAGTCTCCTTacaggaagtagctagccaagACACAGCAG GATGCATTGCGGGTGCGGAGGGGACGTGGTTAGGAACAGAAGGGATAATAACAGACGCAGACGTGAACTGTAACGGCCTTCATCCTGAGGCAGAGGACAATGAAACGGAGGAGAGGAAGGCACAGTGGAGAGAGCAAGACCAACACAACGGTAACGTAGACCAAACAGGGGATTGTCCTCTTCTTCAGGAGTCTCCACCACCTCAACCCGTGTATAACGGCCTGGTGTCCCCGGATACCCCAGAGAGTGAGGAGGGGAGTGGAGCACCGACCAGGAAGGAGGCTGAAATAAAGACTAAAGCATCCGAGACTGAGACGAAAAGCTTTGGTGGCCGGGAGGAGCTATCGTCAGAGGAGCAGAAGAATCAGGAAAGGAGTCAAGTGGAGGCCACAGAGGAGGCGCTGGAGAACGTCCAGtatggaggagaacaggagagtcTGAAGGATG CCAAATTAGCAGCGGGGAACCTCCTGGTGAACCCTCTGGAGCCACTCAACGCAGACAGACTGAAAGTTAAGATAGCAGACCTGGGCAACGCCTGCTGGCTG CACAAGCACTTTACGGAAGACATCCAGACGAGACAGTACCGTTCTCTAGAGGTGCTCATAGGGTCTGGCTACAACACACCAGCTGACATATGGAGTACAGCCTGCATG GCGTTTGAGCTGGCCACTGGGGACTACTTGTTTGAGCCTCATTCCGGGGAAGATTACTCCAGGGACGAAG ACCATATCGCATTGATCATCGAGCTGCTGGGGCAAGTCCCACACAAACTCGTAACAGCTGGGAGATATTCCAAGGATTTTTTCACCAAGAAAG GGGACCTGAAGCACATCACCAAGCTGAAGCCGTGGGGGTTACTAGAGGTGCTGCAGGATAAGTACGAGTGGTCCAAAGAGGAGGCTGATTGTTTCGCTGACTTCCTCCTCCCCATGCTGGAGCTGGTACCAGAGAAGAGGGCCACGGCTGCAGACTGCCTGCGCCACCCCTGGATCGCCCCCCAGTGA
- the LOC109869227 gene encoding SRSF protein kinase 1 isoform X3, translating into MKVVKSAEHYTETAVDEIKLLRSVRNTDPDDPKREMVVQLLDDFKISGVNGTHVCMVFEVLGHHLLKWIIKSNYQGLPLPCVKTIIRQVLQGLDYLHTKCEIIHTDIKPENILLTVNEPYVRRLAAEATEWQKAGAPPPSGSAVSTAPAPKATTKMSKNKKKKLKKKQKRQAELLEKCILDLEEMEREEEEEEDDEEDPESPVSPKQQRPYCAPLRQVSLQEVASQDTAGCIAGAEGTWLGTEGIITDADVNCNGLHPEAEDNETEERKAQWREQDQHNGNVDQTGDCPLLQESPPPQPVYNGLVSPDTPESEEGSGAPTRKEAEIKTKASETETKSFGGREELSSEEQKNQERSQVEATEEALENVQYGGEQESLKDAKLAAGNLLVNPLEPLNADRLKVKIADLGNACWLHKHFTEDIQTRQYRSLEVLIGSGYNTPADIWSTACMAFELATGDYLFEPHSGEDYSRDEDHIALIIELLGQVPHKLVTAGRYSKDFFTKKGDLKHITKLKPWGLLEVLQDKYEWSKEEADCFADFLLPMLELVPEKRATAADCLRHPWIAPQ; encoded by the exons ATGAAGGTGGTGAAGAGTGCAGAGCATTACACAGAGACGGCTGTAGATGAGATCAAACTGCTCAGATCT GTGAGAAACACGGACCCTGACGATCCCAAGAGGGAGATGGTGGTTCAGCTACTGGATGACTTCAAGATCTCCGGCGTCAACGGGACTCATGTGTGCATGGTGTTTGAGGTGCTGGGGCACCACCTACTGAAGTGGATCATCAAGTCCAACTACCAGGGCCTTCCACTGCCCTGCGTCAAGACCATCATACGACAG GTTCTCCAGGGGTTGGACTACCTTCACACCAAGTGTGAGATCATCCACACTGACATCAAGCCAGAGAACATCCTGTTGACGGTGAATGAGCCATATGTGAGGAGGCTGGCCGCGGAGGCTACAGAGTGGCAGAAAGCAGGGGCTCCCCCTCCCTCAGGGTCCGCAG TCAGCACAGCTCCAGCTCCAAAAGCA acGACCAAAATGTCcaagaacaagaagaagaaaTTAAAGAAGAAGCAGAAGCGTCAGGCGGAGCTGTTGGAGAAGTGCATTCTGGAtctggaggagatggagagggaggaggaggaggaggaggatgatgaagaggatCCGGAGTCTCCCGTATCTCCCAAGCAGCAGCGGCCATATTGTGCTCCTCTCAGACAAGTCTCCTTacaggaagtagctagccaagACACAGCAG GATGCATTGCGGGTGCGGAGGGGACGTGGTTAGGAACAGAAGGGATAATAACAGACGCAGACGTGAACTGTAACGGCCTTCATCCTGAGGCAGAGGACAATGAAACGGAGGAGAGGAAGGCACAGTGGAGAGAGCAAGACCAACACAACGGTAACGTAGACCAAACAGGGGATTGTCCTCTTCTTCAGGAGTCTCCACCACCTCAACCCGTGTATAACGGCCTGGTGTCCCCGGATACCCCAGAGAGTGAGGAGGGGAGTGGAGCACCGACCAGGAAGGAGGCTGAAATAAAGACTAAAGCATCCGAGACTGAGACGAAAAGCTTTGGTGGCCGGGAGGAGCTATCGTCAGAGGAGCAGAAGAATCAGGAAAGGAGTCAAGTGGAGGCCACAGAGGAGGCGCTGGAGAACGTCCAGtatggaggagaacaggagagtcTGAAGGATG CCAAATTAGCAGCGGGGAACCTCCTGGTGAACCCTCTGGAGCCACTCAACGCAGACAGACTGAAAGTTAAGATAGCAGACCTGGGCAACGCCTGCTGGCTG CACAAGCACTTTACGGAAGACATCCAGACGAGACAGTACCGTTCTCTAGAGGTGCTCATAGGGTCTGGCTACAACACACCAGCTGACATATGGAGTACAGCCTGCATG GCGTTTGAGCTGGCCACTGGGGACTACTTGTTTGAGCCTCATTCCGGGGAAGATTACTCCAGGGACGAAG ACCATATCGCATTGATCATCGAGCTGCTGGGGCAAGTCCCACACAAACTCGTAACAGCTGGGAGATATTCCAAGGATTTTTTCACCAAGAAAG GGGACCTGAAGCACATCACCAAGCTGAAGCCGTGGGGGTTACTAGAGGTGCTGCAGGATAAGTACGAGTGGTCCAAAGAGGAGGCTGATTGTTTCGCTGACTTCCTCCTCCCCATGCTGGAGCTGGTACCAGAGAAGAGGGCCACGGCTGCAGACTGCCTGCGCCACCCCTGGATCGCCCCCCAGTGA